GGCCGTGCTGCGGCGCCGGGTGCGCTTGGGCGGTGCCGCCGGCTGCTCCTCGGTGGCCGCCTGCGCGGGGGCCTCGGCCTGGTGCGCGGACGCGCCGTCCTGCGGCGTCGCGGTGCCCTGCTGTGGCGGTGCGGTGCTACCTGCCGGTGCATCGGTGGTCTGGGCGTCGGTGGGGACGCCGGCCGGGGCTTCGTTCTCGCTCATACGCTGCGAGGCTCCTTCGCGGCCCGCGCGTGCGTGGCCCGCTGGCTGGAGAGCCAGAAGAGCGGCATGCGTGGGCATGTCATGCGGTCTGGACCTCTGGCCGTCCAGGTCAGACCGCGAAAGTCTGGTTGGGCGCCGCGGCGGCGCTGGTGCGGTCGTCCGGTGGGACGACCGTCGCTAGCTCGCCGGCGACGGGGCGATGGCGGCGCTGTCGACCCCGAGTGGGTCCAGCAGCCGTCCGGTGTCGTCGAGTGCTCCTTGAGCCAGCCTGAGCGCCGAGGGCGGCTGCGGTGGCACAAGTCCTGCGACGTCACGCAGTGCGGCATACACGTCATCTGGTCGTACGACGGGAATCGCCTGTCGAACGATTGCCGTCAGTATGGCACACCCGTCGCCGGCCACGACGTCAGCGGTCGCCCACGCCGCACCGACGTCCACCTGCTTGCGCCCGGTCTGGGTGAGCCGCTCGACGATCACCGACCCGGCGTCGCTGATCGCGCGCACCGCCTCCGCCAGGACCTGCGGGTCGAGCCCGGGGAAGGTGAAGCGCCACTGCGAGGCGCTCACCCGGTCGGCGAGCGACTTGCCGCGCGCGGGCACCACCTCGAGGATGTCCAGGTCCGGCGGCAGCGACTCGTCGAGCCTGCGACGCACGTCGTCGGGCGCGACCTCGGCCGACAGGCCGAGCTCGAGGTACTCGGCCTCGCTGGCCACACCGGTGGGCGCGGCACCGACCCAGGAGATCTTCGGGTGCGGGGTGAAGCCGGCCGAGAACCCGACCGGCAGCTGCGCGCGTCGCACGGCGCGCTCGAACACGCGCGTGTAGTCGCGGTGCGACATGAACCGCAGCCGGCCCACCTTCGTGTAGCGGATCCACAGCCGCTGGACGACCGGCGGCGGGGGCGGTCCCTCGGGTGTGCGCTGCTTGCGCTTGCGCGGTGCGCTCACCCGGCACTCCCCGGCGCCCCGGTGTTCACCGGCGTCAGCGGCAGCAGCTTGCGCCCGGTCGGACCGATCTGGATGTCGGTGCCCATACCGGGGCACACCCCGCAGTCGTAGCACGGGATCCACCGGCAGTCGTCGAGCTCGGTCTCGTCGAGCGCGTCCAGCCAGTCGTCCCACAGCCACTGCTTGTCGAGCCCGGAGTCCAGGTGGTCCCAGGGCAGGATCTCGTCCTCGTCACGCTCGCGGGTCGTGAACCACGCGAGGTCGACGCCGTACTGCGGCAGGGCCGCGGCCGCGGCGTCCACCCATCGCTGGTGCGAGAAGTGCTCGCTCCACCCGTCGAACTTGCCGCCGGACTCCCACACCTTGCGGATCACCGCGCCGACGCGGCGGTCACCGCGCGAGAGCAGGCCCTCCACCTCGCTGGGCTTGCCGTCGTGGTAGCGGAACCCGATGGAGCGCCCGAGGTTGCGGTCGCTGGTGATCGCCGCCTTCAGCTTCGCCAGCCGGTCGTCGATGGTCTGCGCGCTGGCCTGCGACGCCCACTGGAACGGCGTGTGC
This is a stretch of genomic DNA from Cumulibacter manganitolerans. It encodes these proteins:
- a CDS encoding TIGR03936 family radical SAM-associated protein, translating into MSAPRKRKQRTPEGPPPPPVVQRLWIRYTKVGRLRFMSHRDYTRVFERAVRRAQLPVGFSAGFTPHPKISWVGAAPTGVASEAEYLELGLSAEVAPDDVRRRLDESLPPDLDILEVVPARGKSLADRVSASQWRFTFPGLDPQVLAEAVRAISDAGSVIVERLTQTGRKQVDVGAAWATADVVAGDGCAILTAIVRQAIPVVRPDDVYAALRDVAGLVPPQPPSALRLAQGALDDTGRLLDPLGVDSAAIAPSPAS